In the Tribolium castaneum strain GA2 chromosome 1, icTriCast1.1, whole genome shotgun sequence genome, one interval contains:
- the PIG-C gene encoding phosphatidylinositol N-acetylglucosaminyltransferase subunit C — translation MVVKKPWRKILYENQPYPDNYTDDSFLRDLRTNIKPVSLGEALWGATLLLEEFCTVVAFVLVYVYLYNEWIQPQSIFTISSVFTALGFVFYRLVYSKDVQVNLGHDLRTLLIFMVFGHLFSPVLHTLTDTVSTDTIYTMTFFMMVIHLIFFDYGVSAAIVSNSLSLSAAIFASICLASRLSSAYHAFILITVAVELFVLFPLFRSKIKKSFYIIGPLVLSDVYFLMNSSVLFMIVFILTGVFINIGCPVLFVRYQKYKSNIYGPWDEAIVDDADSVIEGRNK, via the coding sequence ATGGTAGTTAAAAAACCCTGGAGAAAGATCTTGTACGAAAACCAGCCCTACCCCGACAACTACACCGACGATAGTTTTTTACGGGACCTCAGGACCAACATCAAGCCCGTCTCACTGGGCGAAGCCCTCTGGGGTGCCACCTTATTGCTTGAAGAATTTTGCACAGTTGTGGCATTCGTGCTAGTTTACGTCTATTTGTACAACGAATGGATCCAACCTCAGTCAATTTTCACAATTTCGTCAGTTTTTACAGCCCTTGGATTTGTGTTCTATCGGCTCGTGTACAGCAAAGACGTGCAAGTTAATTTGGGGCATGATCTCAGAACTTTGTTAATTTTCATGGTTTTTGGACATTTATTTTCACCGGTGTTGCACACGTTGACGGATACCGTGAGCACCGATACGATTTATACCATGACGTTTTTTATGATGGTCATTCATTTGATTTTCTTTGATTATGGGGTTAGTGCGGCCATTGTCTCTAATAGTTTGTCTTTGAGTGCTGCAATTTTTGCGTCGATTTGTCTAGCTTCTAGACTTTCCTCAGCGTATCATGCGTTTATTTTGATAACAGTTGCCGTTGAACTGTTTGTCCTTTTCCCGTTATTTAGGAGCAAAATTAAGAAGTCTTTCTACATAATTGGGCCACTAGTTCTAAGCGATgtttactttttaatgaataGTTCAGTTTTGTTCATGAttgtttttatcctaactggaGTTTTCATCAACATAGGTTGTCCTGTCTTATTCGTGAGGTACCAGAAGTACAAATCCAACATTTACGGCCCTTGGGACGAAGCCATTGTTGATGATGCTGATAGTGTAATAGAAGGGCGGAATAAATGA
- the LOC660816 gene encoding uncharacterized protein LOC660816 isoform X1, with product MVVCQCKGLLKPLRNMCNFPLTYFILGVILVTNGISAEEKLGCRFPGAPAHSSVVFSDENLGPGAVATYSCERGFELLGPSRRVCEHGQWLPEGIPFCVLNVAAGKAPMQVSTESGGIPQKAIDGSTSAFFNADTCTLTKAERTPWWYVNLLEPYMVQLVRLDFGKPCCGANKPATIVVRVGNNRPDLGTNPICNRFTGFLEEGQPLFLPCNPPMPGAFVSVHLEVPVASQLSICEAFVYTDQALPIERCPQFRDQPPGSTATYNGKCYIFYNRQPMKFRDALTFCRSRGGTLVDESNPALQGFISWELWRRHRSDASGQYWMGAVRDKQQGGWQWLKGEEVTVSFWNLPVGNGDCARYDGTKGWLWSDTDCNMHLNYICQHQPKACGRPEQPPNSTMLAQNYNVGTTIEYICDEGHLLVGPTTRTCLDTGFYNEFPPVCKRIQCGYPADIANGEYLLVNDSVGYLSRVVYTCDEGYEMIGRAQLACDIDERWNGPPPRCEPVQCEPPLEIENGKFESATNETLFGSVVEYKCKFGFRLIGPKAITCLANGQYDALPPKCEAEVLASTTSPPSISRTPSRTTPRIRTRPPRPSPTTIRADTDSSRLPNKTRPTTTPSSRTPSSSSVPQIIVAGHPQDNEIAGSSNIQHGEVPNVNIPLSVDGERRETFGAKLNLGAVIALGAFGGFVFLAAIITTIVILVRRNRSAKHYRHRASPDCNTVASFDSSSSESRNGLNRYYRQAWENLHESAGSKAGLKAASSNHSPLKRKETLDEPYRNGERHRDGSELVVTEAFSGNKAAEKKRHHHHHHHHDGRQHKDGREWRDPKPPLHRDQKRY from the exons GAATTTCCGCCGAAGAGAAACTCGGATGCCGCTTTCCCGGCGCCCCGGCGCACTCGTCGGTGGTGTTCTCCGACGAGAACCTCGGCCCCGGAGCCGTGGCCACCTACTCCTGCGAGCGGGGCTTCGAACTCCTGGGGCCCTCCAGACGCGTGTGCGAACACGGGCAGTGGCTGCCCGAAGGAATCCCGTTTTGTG TTTTGAACGTGGCTGCTGGGAAGGCCCCCATGCAAGTGAGCACAGAGTCCGGGGGAATCCCTCAGAAGGCCATCGATGGGAGCACAAGCGCGTTTTTCAACGCCGACACCTGCACCCTCACCAAAGCTGAACGCACTCCCTGGTGGTACGTTAACCTCCTGGAGCCCTACATGGTCCAGTTGGTGAGACTGGATTTCGGAAAACCCTGCTGCG GAGCGAACAAACCTGCCACAATCGTCGTCCGCGTGGGCAACAACCGGCCCGACTTGGGCACCAACCCCATCTGCAACCGCTTCACCGGCTTCCTGGAAGAGGGCCAACCCCTCTTCCTGCCCTGCAACCCCCCCATGCCGGGCGCCTTCGTCAGCGTGCACCTGGAAGTGCCCGTGGCCAGCCAGCTCTCCATCTGCGAAGCCTTCGTCTACACCGACCAGGCCCTGCCTATTGAACGCTGCCCCCAGTTCAGGGACCAGCCCCCGGGCAGCACCGCCACCTACAACGgcaaatgctacattttctaCAACCGACAGCCCATGAAATTCAGGGACGCTTTGACCTTTTGCAGAAGTCGGGGCGGGACGTTGGTTGACGAAAGCAATCCGGCTTTGCAAGGGTTCATCAGTTGGGAGTTGTGGCGGCGGCACAGGAGCGACGCCAGTGGGCAGTACTGGATGGGGGCGGTCAGGGACAAGCAGCAAGGGGGCTGGCAGTGGCTGAAAGGAGAGGAGGTGACCGTTTCCTTCTGGAACCTCCCGGTTGGAAACGGGGACTGTGCCAGGTATGACGGCACCAAAGGCTGGCTCTGGTCGGACACCGACTGCAACATGCATCTGAACTACATCTGTCAGCATC AGCCTAAAGCTTGTGGAAGGCCGGAGCAACCGCCGAATTCGACCATGTTGGCCCAGAACTACAACGTGGGCACCACCATTGAGTACATCTGTGACGAGGGCCACCTCCTGGTGGGCCCCACGACACGAACATGTCTCGATACAGGGTTCTATAACGAGTTCCCCCCTGTCTGCAAAA GGATCCAGTGCGGGTACCCTGCTGATATAGCCAACGGAGAGTACCTCCTGGTTAATGACAGTGTCGGTTATCTGAGCCGAGTTGTGTACACGTGTGATGAAGGCTATGAGATGATTGGAAGGGCACAGCTTGCCTGCGATATTGACGAAAGGTGGAATGGGCCACCACCACGTTGTGAAC CTGTCCAGTGCGAACCGCCCCTTGAGATTGAAAATGGGAAATTTGAATCGGCGACCAATGAAACACTTTTCGGTTCGGTTGTTGAGTATAAGTGCAAATTTGGGTTTAGGTTGATAGGGCCGAAGGCGATCACGTGTTTGGCGAATGGACAGTATGATGCTCTGCCTCCCAAATGTGAAG CTGAAGTCCTGGCCTCCACCACCTCACCCCCCTCGATCTCCCGCACCCCCTCGCGAACAACTCCCCGCATCCGCACGCGCCCCCCGCGACCATCCCCCACGACCATCCGCGCCGACACCGACAGCTCCCGCCTCCCGAACAAAACGCGCCCAACAACCACCCCTTCAAGCCGCACGCCCAGCTCTTCCTCCGTGCCCCAGATCATCGTCGCCGGCCACCCCCAGGACAACGAGATCGCCGGCAGCTCCAACATCCAGCACGGCGAAGTGCCCAACGTGAACATCCCGCTGTCCGTGGACGGCGAGCGGCGCGAGACCTTCGGCGCCAAACTCAACCTCGGCGCCGTCATCGCCCTCGGCGCCTTCGGAGGGTTCGTCTTCCTGGCGGCCATCATCACCACCATCGTGATCTTAGTGCGAAG AAATCGAAGTGCCAAACATTACCGTCACCGTGCCTCCCCCGACTGCAACACCGTGGCCTCGTTCGACTCCTCCAGCTCGGAATCGCGCAACGGCTTGAACCGCTACTACCGCCAAGCTTGGGAAAACCTGCACGAGTCCGCCGGCAGCAAAGCCGGCCTGAAGGCCGCCAGTTCGAACCACTCGCCCCTTAAACGCAAGGAGACGCTCGACGAGCCCTACCGGAACGGCGAGCGCCACCGGGACGGCTCCGAGCTGGTCGTGACCGAAGCTTTCAGCGGCAACAAGGCCGCCGAGAAGAAGCGCCACCACcatcaccaccaccaccacgaCGGGCGCCAGCACAAGGACGGGAGGGAGTGGCGCGACCCCAAGCCGCCCCTGCACCGCGACCAGAAGAGATATTGA
- the RpL36 gene encoding large ribosomal subunit protein eL36, with protein MAPRYELAIGLQRGHKTTKIPSGKTKADKVRPARLKGHQTKHTKFVRDLIREVVGHAPYEKRAMELLKVSKDKRALKFLKRRLGTHIRAKRKREELSNILTQMRKAQAHAK; from the coding sequence ATGGCACCGCGTTACGAACTCGCTATCGGTCTCCAAAGGGGCCacaaaaccacaaaaattCCCTCTGGAAAGACCAAAGCCGACAAGGTCCGTCCTGCACGGTTGAAGGGGCACCAAACCAAACACACGAAATTCGTCCGCGACCTCATTCGTGAAGTCGTGGGCCACGCTCCGTACGAAAAACGTGCTATGGAATTGCTGAAAGTGTCGAAAGACAAGCGCGCCCTCAAGTTCTTGAAGCGCCGTCTTGGCACCCACATTCGTGCCAAGAGGAAGCGTGAAGAGTTGTCCAACATTCTGACACAAATGCGTAAAGCACAAGCTCACGCTaagtaa
- the LOC660762 gene encoding putative serine protease K12H4.7: MKQSWLLLLTLFYISSEVSSWRIFRNGRMVGGNLGEPKCNCKESSIKEVQEEWFTQNLDHFNPTDETTWKQRFYSNDQFFDPKNGGPVFLMIGGEGEASIKWMTQGAWVNYAEKFGALMFQLEHRYYGKSHPTDDLSTQNLKYLTSQQALADLATFITAMNEKYSLPPDVKWIAFGGSYPGSLAAWLRFKYPHLVHGAMSASGPLLAQVDFKDYFRVIKESLATHSDDCVTAVQQGVDQIGVLLKQEIGQANLNELFKLCDPVQNSINNEKDISNLYETIADDFAGVVQYNKDNRVGSPAGANITIDVVCDIMVNQTIGPPVNRLAKVNEVLLSAYDQKCLDYNYDKMINNLRNVSWDSEASEGGRQWTYQTCTEFGFYQTSDYEPQIFGDQFSVDFFIQQCTDIFGSIYDEDFLNSATERTNTYYGGLDIEVSNVVFVHGSIDPWHALGITKTIDEEAPAIYIEGTAHCANMYPPADTDLPQLKEAREQILNLIGTWLAQ, encoded by the exons ATGAAACAGTCCTGGCTGCTGTTGTTGactttattttacatttcctCGGAGGTTTCTTCTTGGAGAATCTTCCGCAATGGTCGCATGGTTGGTGGTAACCTCGGTGAACCAAAATGCAATTGTAAAGAAAGCAGCATAAAAGAGGTACAAGAGGAATGGTTTACACAAAATTTGGACCATTTTAACCCCACAGACGAGACAACTTGGAAACAA aGATTTTACAGTAATGATCAATTTTTTGATCCGAAAAATGGGGGCCCTGTCTTTTTGATGATAGGGGGCGAGGGTGAGGCATCCATCAAATGGATGACTCAAGGAGCTTGGGTTAATTATGCCGAGAAATTTGGGGCCCTGATGTTCCAGTTGGAGCATAGGTATTACGGCAAGAGTCACCCCACTGA CGACTTGAGTACCCAAAATCTGAAGTACTTAACGAGTCAGCAAGCTCTAGCCGACTTGGCAACTTTCATAACTGCAATGAACGAAAAGTACAGTTTACCGCCCGACGTAAAATGGATCGCTTTCGGCGGTTCATATCCAGGTTCATTAGCGGCTTGGCTCCGCTTCAAGTACCCCCATTTAGTGCACGGTGCTATGTCTGCCAGTGGTCCTCTACTAGCTCAAGTTGATTTTAAAG ACTACTTCAGAGTCATTAAGGAATCCCTAGCGACTCACAGCGACGACTGCGTAACCGCCGTCCAGCAAGGAGTCGACCAAATCGGCGTCTTGCTCAAGCAAGAAATCGGCCAAGCCAACCTGAACGAGCTCTTCAAACTGTGCGACCCGGTCCAGAACTCGATAAATAACGAGAAAGACATTTCGAATTTATACGAAACAATCGCTGATGATTTCGCCGGGGTTGTTCAGTACAATAAAGATAACAGGGTAGGCAGCCCTGCTGGAGCAAACATTACAATAGACGTAGTTTGCGACATAATGGTGAATCAGACAATAGGGCCGCCGGTTAATCGGCTTGCGAAAGTCAACGAGGTGCTGTTGAGCGCCTACGACCAGAAATGCCTGGATTATAACTACGACAAAATGATAAATAATCTGCGGAATGTGAGTTGGGACAGCGAGGCGTCCGAAGGCGGCCGCCAGTGGACCTACCAGACGTGCACCGAGTTCGGCTTCTACCAAACCTCCGACTACGAACCGCAGATATTCGGGGACCAGTTTTCGGTTGATTTCTTCATCCAGCAATGTACTGATATTTTCGGGTCGATCTACGATGAGGATTTTCTTAACAGTGCCACAGAGCGCACCAATACGTACTATGGGGGCCTTGATATTGAAGTGAGTAATGTGGTGTTTGTGCACGGGTCGATCGACCCGTGGCATGCTTTAGGTATCACCAAAACTATCGACGAGGAAGCGCCGGCTATTTATATCGaag GAACTGCCCACTGTGCTAATATGTACCCTCCAGCTGATACGGACTTGCCTCAGTTGAAAGAAGCGCGTGAGCAGATTTTAAACCTGATCGGCACGTGGTTGGCGCAGTGA
- the LOC660816 gene encoding uncharacterized protein LOC660816 isoform X2 yields the protein MVVCQCKGLLKPLRNMCNFPLTYFILGVILVTNGISAEEKLGCRFPGAPAHSSVVFSDENLGPGAVATYSCERGFELLGPSRRVCEHGQWLPEGIPFCVLNVAAGKAPMQVSTESGGIPQKAIDGSTSAFFNADTCTLTKAERTPWWYVNLLEPYMVQLVRLDFGKPCCGANKPATIVVRVGNNRPDLGTNPICNRFTGFLEEGQPLFLPCNPPMPGAFVSVHLEVPVASQLSICEAFVYTDQALPIERCPQFRDQPPGSTATYNGKCYIFYNRQPMKFRDALTFCRSRGGTLVDESNPALQGFISWELWRRHRSDASGQYWMGAVRDKQQGGWQWLKGEEVTVSFWNLPVGNGDCARYDGTKGWLWSDTDCNMHLNYICQHQPKACGRPEQPPNSTMLAQNYNVGTTIEYICDEGHLLVGPTTRTCLDTGFYNEFPPVCKRIQCGYPADIANGEYLLVNDSVGYLSRVVYTCDEGYEMIGRAQLACDIDERWNGPPPRCEPVQCEPPLEIENGKFESATNETLFGSVVEYKCKFGFRLIGPKAITCLANGQYDALPPKCEAEVLASTTSPPSISRTPSRTTPRIRTRPPRPSPTTIRADTDSSRLPNKTRPTTTPSSRTPSSSSVPQIIVAGHPQDNEIAGSSNIQHGEVPNVNIPLSVDGERRETFGAKLNLGAVIALGAFGGFVFLAAIITTIVILVRSAGASARSSHRLPSASAMPSRWYTLLALPFPDQQIGRREFSRNYRSHRAGYFSNPI from the exons GAATTTCCGCCGAAGAGAAACTCGGATGCCGCTTTCCCGGCGCCCCGGCGCACTCGTCGGTGGTGTTCTCCGACGAGAACCTCGGCCCCGGAGCCGTGGCCACCTACTCCTGCGAGCGGGGCTTCGAACTCCTGGGGCCCTCCAGACGCGTGTGCGAACACGGGCAGTGGCTGCCCGAAGGAATCCCGTTTTGTG TTTTGAACGTGGCTGCTGGGAAGGCCCCCATGCAAGTGAGCACAGAGTCCGGGGGAATCCCTCAGAAGGCCATCGATGGGAGCACAAGCGCGTTTTTCAACGCCGACACCTGCACCCTCACCAAAGCTGAACGCACTCCCTGGTGGTACGTTAACCTCCTGGAGCCCTACATGGTCCAGTTGGTGAGACTGGATTTCGGAAAACCCTGCTGCG GAGCGAACAAACCTGCCACAATCGTCGTCCGCGTGGGCAACAACCGGCCCGACTTGGGCACCAACCCCATCTGCAACCGCTTCACCGGCTTCCTGGAAGAGGGCCAACCCCTCTTCCTGCCCTGCAACCCCCCCATGCCGGGCGCCTTCGTCAGCGTGCACCTGGAAGTGCCCGTGGCCAGCCAGCTCTCCATCTGCGAAGCCTTCGTCTACACCGACCAGGCCCTGCCTATTGAACGCTGCCCCCAGTTCAGGGACCAGCCCCCGGGCAGCACCGCCACCTACAACGgcaaatgctacattttctaCAACCGACAGCCCATGAAATTCAGGGACGCTTTGACCTTTTGCAGAAGTCGGGGCGGGACGTTGGTTGACGAAAGCAATCCGGCTTTGCAAGGGTTCATCAGTTGGGAGTTGTGGCGGCGGCACAGGAGCGACGCCAGTGGGCAGTACTGGATGGGGGCGGTCAGGGACAAGCAGCAAGGGGGCTGGCAGTGGCTGAAAGGAGAGGAGGTGACCGTTTCCTTCTGGAACCTCCCGGTTGGAAACGGGGACTGTGCCAGGTATGACGGCACCAAAGGCTGGCTCTGGTCGGACACCGACTGCAACATGCATCTGAACTACATCTGTCAGCATC AGCCTAAAGCTTGTGGAAGGCCGGAGCAACCGCCGAATTCGACCATGTTGGCCCAGAACTACAACGTGGGCACCACCATTGAGTACATCTGTGACGAGGGCCACCTCCTGGTGGGCCCCACGACACGAACATGTCTCGATACAGGGTTCTATAACGAGTTCCCCCCTGTCTGCAAAA GGATCCAGTGCGGGTACCCTGCTGATATAGCCAACGGAGAGTACCTCCTGGTTAATGACAGTGTCGGTTATCTGAGCCGAGTTGTGTACACGTGTGATGAAGGCTATGAGATGATTGGAAGGGCACAGCTTGCCTGCGATATTGACGAAAGGTGGAATGGGCCACCACCACGTTGTGAAC CTGTCCAGTGCGAACCGCCCCTTGAGATTGAAAATGGGAAATTTGAATCGGCGACCAATGAAACACTTTTCGGTTCGGTTGTTGAGTATAAGTGCAAATTTGGGTTTAGGTTGATAGGGCCGAAGGCGATCACGTGTTTGGCGAATGGACAGTATGATGCTCTGCCTCCCAAATGTGAAG CTGAAGTCCTGGCCTCCACCACCTCACCCCCCTCGATCTCCCGCACCCCCTCGCGAACAACTCCCCGCATCCGCACGCGCCCCCCGCGACCATCCCCCACGACCATCCGCGCCGACACCGACAGCTCCCGCCTCCCGAACAAAACGCGCCCAACAACCACCCCTTCAAGCCGCACGCCCAGCTCTTCCTCCGTGCCCCAGATCATCGTCGCCGGCCACCCCCAGGACAACGAGATCGCCGGCAGCTCCAACATCCAGCACGGCGAAGTGCCCAACGTGAACATCCCGCTGTCCGTGGACGGCGAGCGGCGCGAGACCTTCGGCGCCAAACTCAACCTCGGCGCCGTCATCGCCCTCGGCGCCTTCGGAGGGTTCGTCTTCCTGGCGGCCATCATCACCACCATCGTGATCTTAGTGCGAAG TGCGGGCGCGTCAGCTCGGTCCTCGCACCGGCTGCCCTCTGCCAGCGCGATGCCCTCTCGCTGGTACACGCTGCTGGCGCTGCCCTTTCCCGACCAGCAGATTGGCAGGAGGGAATTCTCGAGGAACTACCGGTCGCATAGAGCTGGATACTTCTCCAATCCCATCTAG
- the LOC660591 gene encoding glycine-rich selenoprotein, with protein sequence MVYVAGDGTIHQSPPWSLNRLTKLFYGAIYFVIFFFKSLVGLDGPSTSIGTSRSSGSLFRGSGGGGGGGGDGGGGGGGPFRPGGGGPSKRIMTMKDINPPSVSMGGCPGGACGR encoded by the exons ATGGTTTACGTTGCTGGAG ACGGGACAATCCACCAAAGCCCTCCTTGGAGTTTAAACCGTTTGACTAAACTGTTTTATGGGGCCatatattttgtaattttctt CTTCAAGAGTTTAGTTGGTTTAGATGGACCCTCAACAAGCATTGGAACTTCAAGATCAAGCGGTTCACTATTTAGAGGAAGTggcggtggcggcggcggcggtggTGACGGAGGAGGCGGCGGGGGAGGTCCATTTAG ACCTGGTGGGGGCGGTCCTTCAAAACGAATAATGACCATGAAAGATATCAACCCACCAAGTGTATCAATGGGCGGATGTCCTGGAGGTGCATGCGGACGATAA